In one Funiculus sociatus GB2-C1 genomic region, the following are encoded:
- a CDS encoding DUF1636 family protein yields MTEHVLFVCKSCSFSSTERKYMNQTGGDHLLTQLSDLYENWSLQSEFAIQEVECLSGCDRSCTIAFSAPNKATLMFGDLPPLESAAEILKFSEKYFTSATGIIPRQERPEALKKGILARIPPLPHATQASF; encoded by the coding sequence ATGACTGAACACGTTTTATTTGTTTGCAAATCCTGTTCATTTTCATCAACCGAACGAAAATACATGAACCAGACTGGGGGCGATCATTTGCTGACTCAGCTATCGGATTTGTATGAAAATTGGTCTTTACAATCAGAGTTTGCAATTCAAGAAGTTGAGTGTCTAAGTGGATGCGATCGCTCGTGTACTATTGCCTTTTCTGCTCCCAATAAAGCTACCCTCATGTTTGGCGATTTACCACCTTTAGAGAGTGCAGCAGAAATCCTTAAATTCAGCGAAAAATACTTTACCAGTGCCACAGGTATCATCCCACGACAAGAACGACCAGAAGCACTAAAAAAAGGTATTCTTGCTCGAATTCCGCCTTTACCCCACGCTACCCAGGCTAGTTTTTAA
- the phnE gene encoding phosphonate ABC transporter, permease protein PhnE, translating into MKFAAFWKRYTWVNRLIILIIIVLVYAWALQGLKVDLALLKDSWPYVTDFITRLWPPNFDVLDVAIQRLIETIQMSLWGTTIGAIISLPVAIFSARNLAPGWLRFWANFLQNAVRSIPSIVLGLLFVAATGLGAPAGTLALGIYTVGYLGKFYQEAIEAVDQRSIESLQVAGASWLQIAQYGILPQVMPLGLGYTLYMFEYNIRAASVLGVVGAGGIGFELVNYIRGFEYNKATTMMLVLLVVVTAIDALSSKLRQRLEAM; encoded by the coding sequence ATGAAATTTGCGGCTTTCTGGAAACGCTACACCTGGGTTAATCGCCTAATTATACTGATTATTATTGTTTTGGTATATGCTTGGGCGTTGCAAGGCTTAAAAGTAGATTTAGCACTCCTTAAGGATAGCTGGCCCTACGTAACTGATTTTATAACCCGTTTATGGCCTCCCAATTTTGACGTTTTAGATGTGGCGATTCAGAGGCTAATTGAGACAATTCAAATGTCGTTATGGGGAACCACTATCGGCGCAATTATTTCCTTGCCAGTTGCGATTTTCTCCGCCCGAAATTTGGCACCTGGTTGGTTACGATTCTGGGCTAATTTTCTGCAAAATGCTGTGCGTTCTATTCCCTCAATTGTTCTGGGACTACTTTTTGTAGCCGCAACCGGACTAGGCGCACCAGCCGGAACTTTAGCATTAGGCATCTACACTGTGGGCTATCTGGGTAAATTTTATCAAGAAGCAATTGAAGCTGTCGATCAACGCTCTATCGAATCTTTGCAAGTTGCTGGTGCTTCTTGGCTGCAAATTGCCCAATATGGAATTTTGCCGCAAGTGATGCCTTTGGGATTAGGCTATACCTTGTATATGTTTGAGTATAATATTCGCGCCGCCTCGGTGTTGGGTGTCGTTGGTGCGGGTGGCATTGGTTTTGAGTTGGTTAACTACATCCGTGGCTTTGAATACAACAAGGCAACGACGATGATGTTGGTGCTGTTGGTAGTCGTCACCGCAATTGATGCCCTGAGTAGTAAGCTGCGTCAACGGCTAGAGGCAATGTAG
- a CDS encoding phosphate/phosphite/phosphonate ABC transporter substrate-binding protein: MIVKKNILLGAGAVAVLALAGLAINTVEKVPQALADNSANNQVQSPIAQGRVRRLTIAFPGRGDTADLQNKANAVAQFLSRELGMPVDAFVADDTSAVEALRANKADVAFLSSRPALKAQQLANARLYLAEVRPNYSGRHTYKSVFVVPTNSTLKSQATAKQTLGQLRGKKMAFTSPTSGSGFIFPVGEMVKQGLVPNRDRLNNFFGQISYGNNYSGALQAVLRGQADVAAVSEYALFPPYITAEESKKLRVLHGISGVPAHGVAIDDDVPNPMRERIINAMLKLNQPANNQLLKNLYNSTELVRVNGNQHLQPMREALSRAGFEP; the protein is encoded by the coding sequence ATAATCGTGAAGAAGAACATTTTACTTGGTGCAGGTGCTGTAGCGGTATTAGCACTGGCAGGTTTGGCTATCAACACGGTTGAAAAAGTGCCACAGGCGTTGGCAGACAACTCCGCCAACAACCAAGTGCAAAGTCCCATTGCTCAGGGTCGTGTTAGGCGTTTGACAATTGCTTTCCCCGGCCGAGGAGATACCGCAGATTTACAAAATAAGGCAAATGCTGTAGCACAGTTTTTGTCAAGAGAGCTGGGAATGCCAGTTGACGCATTTGTTGCTGATGATACATCTGCTGTGGAAGCCTTGAGAGCCAACAAAGCTGATGTTGCCTTCTTAAGCAGTCGTCCCGCTTTGAAAGCTCAGCAGCTGGCAAATGCCAGATTGTACCTAGCTGAGGTGCGTCCAAATTATTCTGGAAGACACACTTATAAATCTGTTTTTGTAGTACCGACTAATAGCACCCTGAAAAGCCAAGCAACAGCTAAGCAGACGCTGGGACAACTGCGGGGCAAAAAAATGGCTTTCACTTCTCCCACCTCTGGATCTGGGTTTATTTTCCCAGTCGGTGAGATGGTAAAACAGGGATTGGTGCCGAATCGCGATCGCTTAAACAATTTCTTCGGACAAATCTCATACGGTAACAACTACAGCGGAGCTTTGCAAGCTGTTCTCAGAGGTCAGGCAGATGTAGCCGCCGTCTCAGAATACGCCCTTTTCCCTCCATATATCACCGCAGAAGAATCCAAAAAACTGCGGGTTCTTCATGGAATTTCTGGCGTACCTGCTCACGGTGTCGCCATTGATGATGACGTACCAAACCCGATGCGGGAAAGAATCATCAACGCCATGCTGAAGTTGAATCAGCCAGCGAATAATCAACTGCTAAAAAACCTGTATAACTCTACTGAATTAGTTAGAGTTAACGGCAATCAGCATTTACAACCAATGCGCGAAGCTCTCAGTCGTGCTGGATTTGAACCATAG
- a CDS encoding Rid family detoxifying hydrolase → MDAEELLERYASGQRQFHSVNLRGVDLKDAELIDIDLSSANLNGADLSGAILTKAHLNNASLSRASLTGANLSKVKGNSLNLSWADLSGAALSGANLNNANLSGADLTQADLTQADLTNVNLQNANLQGAKLRGVSLSKLDLSSLNLADADLAGVYLAEANLRKTCLRGANLERAILQEADLIKANLDGANLKKAILTNANIYGANIQNADFSNAIMPDGERYKPEASDTESRKQETSLPTQIAMIRKVIRTENAPAPVGPYNQAIAASGQMIFVAGQIAIDPRIGDIVYTDDVAKQTEQVMAHLEAILTAGGASWQNVVKTTVFLKDMNDFAAMNAVYGKYFDAETAPARVCVEVARLPKDVLVEIDCIAVI, encoded by the coding sequence ACCTCAAAGATGCCGAACTGATTGACATAGACCTATCGAGCGCAAATTTAAATGGTGCTGACTTGAGTGGAGCAATTCTAACCAAGGCGCATCTGAATAACGCCAGCCTAAGTAGGGCATCTCTAACAGGTGCAAATTTGAGTAAGGTGAAGGGTAATTCACTTAATCTAAGTTGGGCAGACCTCAGCGGTGCTGCCTTAAGTGGTGCAAACTTGAATAATGCAAATCTGAGTGGAGCAGACTTAACTCAGGCAGACTTAACTCAGGCAGACTTAACTAATGTAAACTTGCAAAATGCAAATCTCCAGGGAGCTAAACTCCGGGGAGTAAGCCTAAGTAAACTCGATTTGTCAAGCTTGAATTTAGCTGATGCGGATTTGGCTGGAGTATACCTGGCAGAGGCGAACCTTAGAAAAACCTGTTTGCGAGGAGCAAATCTAGAGAGAGCAATACTCCAAGAAGCAGATTTAATAAAGGCTAACCTGGATGGAGCCAACTTGAAAAAGGCAATCTTAACTAATGCCAACATTTATGGAGCGAACATCCAGAATGCGGACTTTAGCAATGCAATAATGCCCGATGGAGAACGCTACAAGCCGGAAGCCTCCGATACAGAATCCCGCAAACAGGAAACATCGTTACCAACACAAATAGCAATGATTCGCAAAGTAATTCGTACAGAAAACGCACCAGCACCAGTCGGGCCGTATAATCAAGCGATCGCTGCTTCTGGTCAAATGATCTTCGTCGCTGGTCAAATTGCCATCGACCCCAGAATAGGCGATATTGTCTACACCGACGATGTAGCTAAACAAACAGAACAGGTAATGGCTCATCTTGAAGCTATTCTCACCGCTGGCGGTGCTAGCTGGCAAAATGTGGTAAAAACCACCGTTTTTCTCAAAGATATGAATGATTTTGCCGCGATGAATGCGGTTTATGGTAAATATTTTGATGCCGAAACAGCTCCCGCCCGTGTTTGCGTAGAAGTAGCCCGTCTCCCCAAAGATGTACTGGTAGAAATTGACTGTATTGCCGTGATTTAA
- a CDS encoding phosphonate ABC transporter ATP-binding protein — translation MTIECQDLETPYAASLNRPILNRINCKIGQGEFVALLGLNGAGKSTLLRSLVGLVPVQRGEIRINGVAVTPRTLPRIRRDVGMIFQGGGLIRQLTALENVLVGRLGTLSTWQSLWGFKPRDRRQALELLSQLGLQDQAYQKTGQLSGGQQQRVAIARALIQSPQILLADEPIAGLDIMGCQQVMQTFAELHRDRQMTIVVVLHDLSIAAAYAQRAIILDTGRIVHDGDCENLPFQFSR, via the coding sequence ATGACCATTGAATGCCAAGACTTAGAAACGCCCTATGCAGCATCTTTGAATCGTCCGATTCTAAACCGGATTAATTGCAAGATTGGGCAGGGTGAATTTGTCGCTTTGCTAGGACTCAATGGGGCGGGAAAGTCCACATTGTTGCGATCGCTAGTTGGGTTAGTTCCAGTGCAGCGGGGAGAAATTCGCATCAACGGTGTAGCGGTGACTCCCCGCACCTTGCCTAGAATTCGGCGAGACGTAGGCATGATTTTTCAAGGCGGAGGGCTGATTCGGCAACTCACCGCCCTGGAAAACGTGCTTGTGGGACGTTTGGGAACGTTGTCAACTTGGCAAAGCTTGTGGGGATTTAAGCCACGCGATCGCCGTCAAGCTTTAGAACTCCTGAGTCAGTTGGGGTTGCAGGATCAGGCTTATCAAAAAACTGGTCAACTCAGCGGCGGACAGCAACAACGGGTAGCGATCGCCCGCGCCCTTATCCAATCCCCACAAATCCTCTTAGCAGACGAACCTATTGCCGGGTTGGATATCATGGGTTGCCAACAAGTGATGCAAACCTTCGCCGAGTTACATCGCGATCGCCAAATGACCATTGTAGTAGTTCTGCACGATTTGAGCATCGCCGCCGCCTACGCCCAAAGAGCTATCATCCTTGATACAGGTCGTATAGTCCACGATGGCGACTGCGAAAATTTACCATTCCAATTTTCAAGATAA